From Anopheles arabiensis isolate DONGOLA chromosome 3, AaraD3, whole genome shotgun sequence, a single genomic window includes:
- the LOC120899645 gene encoding probable glutamine--tRNA ligase → MEHLVSLGLNEQKIKETLKNATLTSTITRAFSYVPPGVELSSAQKPLIFQACSKIKPQTAHHLELIVRKILDNSLDTSLRVDTALEYVLANVTKATIDEATFDAACGVGVVVTPEEIERAVEITVAKYRSDIVDQRYRFNVGKLLSEIRSALPWVDGKALKSEVDVQMFDLLGPKTDADGEKVGKKRRETPASDTAPKATSVVEPSAVNANNRPEGPRTMVDLMRNVDFHRPGENFKTDGYIITPDTERLLKEHLQRTGGKVRTRFPPEPNGILHIGHAKAININFAYAAANDGICFLRYDDTNPEKEEEKFVKGIRDIVEWLGYKPFKITYSSDYFQQLYEFAVQLIRKDMAYVCHQTADQMKGFTTEPSKWRNRPIEESLQLFEDMKNGKIDEGAATLRMKITLEEGKMDPVAYRIKFIPHHRTGTKWCIYPTYDYTHCLCDSLEDITHSLCTKEFQSRRSSYYWLCNALNIYCPVQWEYARLNVNYTVVSKRKINKLITENIVNDWDDPRLFTLSALRRKGYPAEAINNFCAQMGLTGAQTSIDPAALEASARDVLNLAASRTMAVLEPLKITILDYPHNGPIQLSVPNFPNVPEKGEHMIWFDRVVYIERSDFMENADKSFRRLTPGQPVGLKYIGSMLRVESVVRKSGTVEELVCRIEPCTATEKPKAYVHWVAKPCPVEVRLYEKLFMHKNPEDSNDVPNGFLSDCASDTIRSLCGYVDAHVMNSKVYDKYQFERIGYFSVDPDSRNGQLVFNRTVTLKEDTGKNI, encoded by the exons ATGGAACATCTCGTTTCTCTCGGTCTAAATGAGCAAAAAATCAAGGAAACGCTTAAAAACGCAACCCTTACTAGCACAATTACACGTGCCTTCTCTTACGTCCCGCCGGGTGTGGAGTTAAGTTCAGCACAAAAACCGCTGATATTTCAGGCATGCTCAAAGATAAAACCGCAGACGGCTCACCATTTGGAACTTATAGTAAGAAAAATTTTGGATAACAGTTTGGACACTAGTCTACGTGTTGACACCGCACTGGAATATGTTCTGGCTAACGTGACGAAAGCCACTATCGACGAAGCTACTTTCGATGCGGCTTGCGGTGTGGGAGTAGTTGTGACACCGGAAGAAATCGAGCGGGCGGTTGAAATAACCGTTGCCAAATATCGTAGCGATATCGTCGACCAACGTTATCGTTTTAATGTCGGAAAATTGTTGAGCGAAATTCGAAGTGCTTTGCCATGGGTGGATGGTAAAGCCCTTAAAAGTGAGGTGGATgtgcaaatgtttgatttaCTTGGCCCCAAAACGGATGCCGATGGGGAGAAAGTGGGTAAAAAACGTCGGGAAACCCCAGCCTCAGATACTGCACCCAAAGCAACCTCTGTCGTTGAACCATCAGCCGTCAATGCTAATAATCGACCAGAAGGCCCTCGAACGATGGTTGATCTGATGCGTAATGTCGATTTCCATCGTCCAGgcgaaaatttcaaaactgatGGGTATATTATTACTCCCGATACGGAACGTCTCTTGAAGGAACATTTACAGCGAACTGGTGGCAAAGTGCGTACCCGCTTCCCTCCTGAGCCGAATGGAATTCTGCACATTGGCCACGCTAAAGCTATCAACATCAACTTTGCTTACGCGGCAGCGAACGATGGCATCTGCTTCCTTCGTTACGATGACACCAATCCcgagaaggaagaggaaaaatTTGTTAAAGGCATACGCGACATTGTCGAATGGCTCGGTTATAAGCCATTCAAAATTACTTACTCTTCGGACTACTTCCAACAGTTGTACGAATTTGCTGTGCAGCTCATAAGAAAAGATATGGCTTACGTGTGTCATCAAACTGCTGATCAAATGAAGGGATTTACAACCGAACCATCCAAGTGGCGTAATCGTCCAATCGAGGAAAGCCTGCAGCTGTTCGAAGACatgaaaaatgggaaaattgaTGAAGGTGCGGCAACATTACGCATGAAAATCACGCTGGAGGAGGGAAAAATGGACCCGGTAGCCTACCGGATCAAGTTTATTCCACACCATCGGACCGGAACAAAGTGGTGCATCTATCCGACGTACGACTACACACATTGTTTGTGCGATAGTCTGGAGGATATCACCCATTCGCTTTGCACCAAGGAGTTCCAATCGAGAAGATCGTCGTATTATTGGCTCTGTAATGCACTCAATATATACTGCCCAGTGCAATGGGAATATGCGCGACTTAATGTTAACTACACCGTAGTTTCTAAGCGCAAAATTAACAAGCTGATCACTGAAA atatTGTTAACGACTGGGATGATCCTAGATTATTCACCCTGTCTGCTTTGCGACGCAAGGGTTATCCAGCCGAAGCAATCAACAATTTTTGTGCCCAGATGGGTCTCACCGGTGCCCAAACGTCCATTGACCCTGCTGCACTGGAAGCGTCTGCCAGAGATGTATTGAATCTTGCAGCATCACGTACAATGGCAGTACTAGAACCTCTAAAGATTACTATACTTGATTATCCACATAACGGGCCAATTCAACTATCAGTGCCCAATTTTCCAAACGTGCCGGAGAAAGGCGAGCACATGATTTGGTTCGATCGTGTTGTATATATAGAGCGATCCGATTTCATGGAAAATGCTGACAAATCTTTCCGTCGACTAACGCCAGGACAGCCGGTTGGACTGAAATACATTGGTTCCATGCTTAGAGTAGAAAGTGTTGTTCGAAAATCGGGCACCGTCGAGGAACTAGTATGTCGCATAGAACCGTGTACTGCAACCGAAAAACCTAAAGCGTATGTACACTGGGTAGCTAAACCCTGTCCAGTAGAGGTACGTTTGTATGAGAAGCTGTTTATGCACAAGAACCCAGAAGACAGTAACGATGTTCCCAATGGGTTTTTGAGCGACTGTGCTTCGGACACGATTCGTTCACTGTGCGGTTATGTCGATGCACATGTCATGAACAGTAAAGTGTACGATAAATATCAATTCGAACGCATTGGTTACTTCTCCGTGGATCCGGATAGCAGAAACGGCCAGCTTGTTTTCAATCGTACCGTCACGCTTAAAGAAGATACTGGTAAAAATATTTAG